In Porites lutea chromosome 1, jaPorLute2.1, whole genome shotgun sequence, a single genomic region encodes these proteins:
- the LOC140945921 gene encoding uncharacterized protein yields MEELTKEFNGKILSLRFSLTKSDEVIASQNAEAISRHEALLMSKLQSAHTVKESIIELKFTNGESEEEVSTWVKEHDKFLKEADEKALAIRQLVGKMEEDKRLADRMESDKKEMALAKMKHEERMSHERELLDQQVRFQKAVEASQQEQNAKKTVTAKLPKLSITKFDGTLANWPPFWNKFEAEIDKTELAPVTKFAYLKELVEPKVRADIDGLPLNTEGYERAKNIIKEEYGKTSEIVNAYVNNILELPTVTNADPNRVNSFYKTLLFNVQSLETLGKIERVNGMTRSVLDKLKGIKADLVRGQENWQDWDLPRLTQALKKWRDVNPATEENNVANKSTLPKRPEKKSPLYHAENRNQRLCVYCDDANHISRDCTRVSTMDERKRMLARKRMCFNCTGPKHHAAECKSKMRCQKCGQKHHTSICNQGDQLMTATGNKGRVVYPVVKVSVEGVLCRALLDTGAGSSYASAALLEKLPKRPRAKEVRRIEMMLGSTTREVELSTIKVRSTDGSEELNVDVTKVERRELLMIDNPHYQKIINSYDHLKGVEMTDCDPKPHLPVHLILGASEYAAIKTSERPRVGLPGEPVAEKTKLGWTIMSPGTEIDHGNMLLTQASHVDYAELCRLDVLGLEDTPEHDQRAVYAEFREQLVRHPEGWYEASLPWKGNHPPLPNNKEVSLRRLSNLHNRLRRLDVTETYAEIIGKQKSEGIVEVASDPPQGKEFYIPHKPVIRMGAETTKLRIVYDASSSAKPQVPSLNDCLYAGPPLQNHLWSVLVRMRFHPVLITGDLQQAFLQVRIKEEERDALRFHWKTSEHSEVEVLRFTRALFGLVPSPFLLGGVIECHLETWETHMPQLVAELRKSLYVDDLISGKPTVPEAQQLKEGAIKIFADAKFTLHKWHSNVAELEGSERRVEDEGTFAKQQLGQSKAKTGGLLGLPWDKQEDQISVVLPQNEVVASKRALLRNLAKIYDPLGLAAPLTIKGKFIYRDVCNVKVAWDAPLPPQLQAKKEGKAYIILYACSLTRALYLELSKSMETSEFLRSLKRLIARKGRPEKIYSDNAKTFVAAASWLKQVQQDEQFHHYLSTENIQWQFNLSRAPWWGGQFERLVGLVKRSLNKTIGNGRLRWGELEDVLLDVEVTLNNRPLGYVEDDVQLPLITPNSMQFIGTTILPEKEPHRELRDLRKRAKYMKRCKDAMWTRWTKEYLRGLRERHNLKHDGKGSTLTVGDVVIVHSEDRNRGKWPLGIVEKLYTGRDGVVRGVKLRAGGGHLERAVNHLYPLELSCDRTPLTPQEQLNPEAREFRPTRDAAIAARVRMQDIADEEQAN; encoded by the exons ATGGAGGAACTTACGAAAGAATTTAACGGAAAGATTCTGTCTCTAAGATTCTCTCTGACTAAGAGTGATGAAGTGATCGCTTCCCAAAACGCAGAAGCTATATCGAGACACGAGGCACTATTAATGTCTAAATTGCAGTCCGCTCATACCGTGAAAGAATCCATTATCGAGCTGAAATTTACAAATGGTGAATCAGAGGAGGAGGTCAGCACTTGGGTGAAAGAGCACGACAAATTTCTAAAGGAAGCGGATGAAAAGGCCTTGGCAATAAGACAACTAGTGGGGAAAATGGAAGAAGACAAGCGACTGGCAGACAGGATGGAATCTGATAAGAAGGAAATGGCCCTCGCGAAGATGAAACACGAGGAGCGAATGAGCCATGAGCGTGAGCTGTTAGATCAACAAGTGAGATTTCAAAAGGCCGTAGAAGCCAGTCAGCAAgaacaaaatgcaaagaaaacCGTGACTGCAAAGCTGCCAAAGCTTTCTATCACAAAATTCGACGGAACACTTGCAAATTGGCCGCCGTTCTGGAATAAATTCGAGGCCGAAATCGACAAAACGGAATTAGCGCCTGTGACAAAATTCGCCTACTTGAAAGAGCTAGTGGAGCCCAAAGTCAGGGCGGATATCGATGGCTTGCCGCTAAATACAGAAGGATATGAAAGAGCGAAAAACATAATAAAGGAAGAGTATGGGAAAACGAGTGAAATTGTCAACGCCTACGTCAATAACATTCTGGAACTCCCCACCGTGACGAACGCCGACCCGAACCGAGTGAATTCTTTCTATAAAACCCTGCTATTTAACGTCCAGTCACTGGAAACACTTGGAAAAATCGAGAGAGTAAACGGGATGACAAGAAGCGTGCTAGACAAATTGAAAGGAATTAAAGCCGATCTGGTCAGGGGACAAGAAAACTGGCAAGACTGGGATCTACCTCGTTTGACCCAGGCCCTGAAGAAATGGAGAGATGTAAACCCAGCGACTGAAGAAAATAACGTCGCAAACAAGTCTACGCTCCCCAAGCGCCCTGAGAAAAAATCTCCCCTGTACCATGCAGAAAATAGAAACCAGCGCCTTTGTGTTTACTGTGATGACGCCAATCACATCTCGCGGGATTGCACGCGCGTGTCCACGATGGACGAGAGGAAGAGAATGCTCGCGCGGAAACGAATGTGCTTTAATTGTACTGGGCCGAAACACCATGCTGCCGAATGCAAGAGTAAAATGCGTTGCCAGAAGTGCGGACAGAAACATCATACATCGATTTGCAACCAAGGAGACCAATTAATGACTGCCACCGGGAACAAAGGGCGTGTAGTTTATCCTGTTGTGAAAGTAAGCGTGGAGGGAGTACTGTGTCGTGCACTTCTAGATACAGGAGCTGGGAGTTCATATGCTTCGGCCGCGCTGTTAGAGAAACTTCCCAAGCGCCCTCGTGCAAAGGAGGTTCGTCGAATAGAAATGATGCTGGGATCGACCACACGTGAAGTAGAACTTTCCACAATCAAAGTACGCTCAACGGATGGCAGTGAAGAATTAAACGTTGATGTTACCAAGGTGGAAAGACGGGAATTGCTGATGATCGATAACCCACACTATCAAAAGATTATCAATTCGTACGATCATCTAAAGGGAGTTGAGATGACGGACTGCGACCCTAAGCCACATCTTCCAGTACATCTGATATTAGGGGCGAGCGAGTATGCAGCGATCAAGACGTCCGAACGGCCGCGCGTTGGACTGCCAGGGGAACCAGTGGCAGAGAAGACTAAGCTGGGGTGGACTATTATGTCACCGGGAACTGAGATTGACCACGGGAATATGCTGCTGACCCAAGCGAGTCACGTGGACTATGCAGAACTATGTCGGTTAGACGTTCTAGGGCTTGAAGATACCCCTGAACATGATCAGCGCGCAGTCTACGCAGAGTTCCGAGAGCAATTGGTACGGCATCCCGAAGGCTGGTATGAAGCCTCGCTGCCATGGAAAGGTAACCACCCGCCTTTACCGAACAATAAAGAAGTCAGTTTGCGAAGGCTCAGCAACCTCCACAACAGACTTCGACGCTTGGATGTGACCGAGACTTATGCAGAGATCATCGGAAAACAGAAGTCCGAGGGAATAGTAGAAGTTGCAAGTGATCCGCCGCAGGGAAAAGAATTCTACATTCCCCACAAGCCGGTGATTCGTATGGGAGCTGAAACTACAAAGTTGAGGATCGTTTATGACGCCTCATCTAGTGCGAAACCCCAAGTTCCAAGCTTAAATGATTGTCTGTATGCCGGGCCGCCGCTTCAAAATCACCTGTGGAGTGTTTTAGTACGCATGCGTTTCCATCCAGTCCTTATCACTGGGGACCTGCAACAGGCCTTTCTCCAGGTGCGCATCAAGGAGGAAGAGAGAGATGCACTCAGGTTTCATTGGAAGACCAGCGAACATTCTGAAGTAGAAGTGTTGAGATTTACTCGAGCGCTGTTTGGTCTTGTGCCTTCTCCCTTTCTCCTCGGGGGAGTGATAGAGTGTCATCTTGAAACCTGGGAAACTCACATGCCACAACTTGTTGCTGAACTGCGCAAAAGCCTGTATGTAGACGATCTGATCAGCGGGAAACCAACAGTACCCGAAGCGCAACAGCTGAAAGAGGGAGCTATTAAAATCTTCGCGGACGCTAAATTCACACTGCACAAGTGGCACTCGAATGTTGCCGAGTTAGAAGGGAGTGAAAGAAGAGTCGAAGATGAGGGCACGTTTGCCAAACAGCAGCTCGGCCAATCAAAAGCAAAGACCGGTGGTTTGCTTGGACTCCCGTGGGACAAACAGGAAGACCAGATCAGTGTCGTTTTGCCTCAAAATGAGGTAGTCGCGTCCAAAAGAGCATTGTTGCGTAATCTAGCAAAAATCTACGATCCCCTTGGTCTTGCGGCGCCTTTAACTATCAAGGGAAAGTTCATCTACAGAGATGTATGCAACGTGAAAGTGGCCTGGGATGCGCCGCTACCCCCACAGCTA CAAGCT AAGAAGGAAGGAAAGGCATACATAATCCTTTACGCTTGCAGCCTTACGCGAGCACTCTATTTGGAACTCAGCAAGAGCATGGAGACTAGCGAGTTTCTAAGAAGTCTAAAGCGCCTAATAGCCAGGAAAGGAAGGCCGGAGAAGATTTATTCGGACAACGCAAAAACGTTTGTTGCCGCAGCAAGTTGGCTAAAACAAGTCCAGCAAGATGAGCAGTTTCACCATTACCTGTCGACTGAGAACATCCAGTGGCAATTCAATTTGAGCCGCGCCCCATGGTGGGGCGGTCAGTTTGAGCGGTTAGTTGGCCTGGTGAAGCGTTCCCTTAACAAAACGATTGGAAATGGTCGCCTCAGATGGGGGGAACTTGAAGATGTACTCCTGGATGTGGAAGTGACCTTAAACAACCGCCCACTAGGTTACGTGGAGGATGATGTTCAATTACCTTTGATCACACCTAACAGTATGCAGTTCATCGGTACCACTATCCTACCAGAGAAGGAACCACATCGTGAGCTTCGTGATCTACGTAAACGGGCTAAGTACATGAAAAGGTGTAAAGACGCCATGTGGACCAGGTGGACCAAGGAGTACCTCAGAGGCCTTCGCGAGCGACATAACTTGAAACATGACGGGAAGGGAAGCACTTTGACTGTTGGCGATGTTGTCATAGTTCATTCGGAAGATCGAAACAGAGGGAAATGGCCACTGGGGATAGTAGAGAAGCTGTACACTGGCCGGGATGGAGTGGTTCGAGGAGTTAAGCTGCGGGCGGGAGGTGGTCACCTAGAGAGAGCAGTAAATCATCTCTACCCCTTGGAACTGTCGTGCGACCGGACGCCTTTGACACCCCAGGAACAGCTAAACCCGGAGGCTCGAGAGTTCAGACCCACCCGGGACGCAGCAATTGCAGCGAGAGTACGAATGCAAGATATTGCTGACGAAGAGCAAGCCAATTGA